Proteins from one Sabethes cyaneus chromosome 2, idSabCyanKW18_F2, whole genome shotgun sequence genomic window:
- the LOC128733445 gene encoding transcription factor Jra — MRNNINNNSMESFYEDSNGQYVPATSQAPTNTRNGLKRPATLELNPGKSRKARFNASVTAAPVLTSPDLQVLKLVSPELEKIIINNAALPTPTPSSILYPTKATTEQEQFAKGFDEALLSMHEKDNINKMIINNNNNNTTNSNNNNNTNSSNNNSVSSVSTVSSVTTATTTTHNTMSGGDITYTDLDSYPGMIKEEPQTVPQSPPVSPIDMENQERIKLERKRLRNRVAASKCRKRKLERISKLEDKVKDLKTQNTELCSIVFNLKQHVIQLKQQVIEHHSSGCTITLTGKF; from the exons ATgcggaataatatcaacaacaacaGCATGGAATCATTCTACGAGGACAGCAACGGGCAGTACGTGCCGGCCACGAGTCAGGCGCCGACCAACACAAGGAATGGACTGAAACGACCTGCCACCCTGGAACTAAATCCAGGCAAAAGTCGCAAAGCGCGATTCAACGCCTCGGTGACGGCTGCACCCGTACTGACCTCGCCGGATCTGCAAGTACTGAAACTGGTCTCGCCGGAACTGGAAAAGATAATCATCAATAACGCAGCTCTGCCCACGCCGACGCCGAGCAGTATCCTTTACCCGACGAAG GCAACCACCGAGCAGGAACAGTTTGCCAAAGGCTTCGACGAAGCTCTTCTTTCGATGCATGAAAAAGACAACATTAACAAAATGATCatcaacaataataataacaacacCACTAacagtaacaacaacaacaacaccaacagcagcaacaataaCAGCGTTTCGTCGGTTTCGACGGTTTCGAGCGTCACAACCGCGACAACCACCACTCACAACACGATGAGCGGCGGTGACATCACCTACACCGATCTCG ATAGCTACCCCGGAATGATCAAGGAGGAACCGCAAACCGTGCCGCAGTCCCCGCCCGTCAGTCCCATTGACATGGAAAATCAGGAGCGCATCAAGCTGGAGCGTAAACGACTGCGGAACCGCGTGGCCGCCTCGAAGTGCCGCAAGCGTAAGCTGGAACGCATCTCCAAGCTAGAGGACAAGGTGAAGGACCTAAAGACGCAGAACACCGAACTGTGCAGTATCGTGTTTAACCTAAAGCAACACGTGATCCAGCTGAAACAACAGGTGATAGAGCACCACAGCTCGGGCTGCACTATCACGCTGACCGGAAAGTTTTAA
- the LOC128737028 gene encoding ribonuclease kappa, with the protein MPICGPKLSLCGLIVSVWGIIQLLLMGVFYYIRSVALIEDLPLEEHYPTPQEFYAAADRAYSQNAYNCWIAACIYVLTLVVSGQQFYANSRTTVA; encoded by the exons ATGCCAATCTGCGGGCCAAAACTTTCGCTATGCGGATTAATAGTGTCCGTTTGGGGCATAATCCAGTTG CTTTTGATGGGAGTGTTTTACTATATTCGTAGTGTGGCATTGATTGAAGATCTTCCACTGGAAGAGCATTATCCAACGCCACAGGAGTTTTACGCTGCTGCGGATCGTGCTTATAGTCAG AATGCATACAACTGCTGGATCGCCGCCTGCATATATGTTCTGACTCTAGTGGTTTCCGGACAACAATTTTACGCCAACAGCCGTACCACCGTTGCTTAA